Below is a genomic region from Lentisphaera araneosa HTCC2155.
TGCGGTAATTAAACCACCACTAACAGAACCCACATACATCGCAATCAGTAAAGATAAGGCATCGGTCCCGTCCATTGAAAAAGTCAAAGGCAAACTCAAAGCGATCAACATCGCACCCGTTAAGCCTGGAATAGCTCCAATCACTATTCCCAACCAAGTTCCCAAGGCAAGCAACAGCAGTGTATGAGGAGAAAAAAGGTAATGGAGAACTTCGCTAATCATCAATCACCCCGGAAGATCCACTACGAGTACACGTGTAAATAAGTAAAAAAGACCAAAGGAAAGCACCAATGAGTAAAGACTTAATGGTAGATAAGGCACCTTCTTTTGATCGGCAATTATAAAACCCAAGGCAAAGAGAAAGAAAACCGTAAGCAATGGGTAAGAAATAGCTGTAGTAGAGAGAACGAAAACATAAACGAAAGTTAACAAGAATACTTTACAAGATTTAGGGTTCCATAGCCGCCCTTTTTCACCTTGAGTTTCTAGACATTTTTTATCGAAGGCAAAGAGTCCCAATACGGCAACTATGCCAAAAATCCAAAGCTCAAAATTTGGCAAAACATCCACTTTTCGTATGGCTACTTTACTGATGATATGATCGCGCTCAATAAGTTCACCCCTAAGTTCTTCTGACTGCATTACCACGGGATCAATCCAACTCGCCTTCATGAAGTTTTGCATGTCTTCACTTTTCATTGCTTGGCTAATAACATCTGCCATTATTTTCTGAATGGCTTGCGAAGTACCCTTTGGCATCCACCAGAAATGCATATTTGATGTTTCGAGTTCAAAACCTTGTTCACTAACCGTCGACAGCTCAGGCAAGGCTAAGTGACGTTCCGCAGAACAGACTGCTAGAGCTTTTAAACCACCATCTTTATAGCGCAAATACTCTTCCACGGAGAAAATACTCATAT
It encodes:
- a CDS encoding tripartite tricarboxylate transporter substrate binding protein, with translation MIRFIFILIFLGLSLRGEDSNSWPQRPVKVIVPFGAGGGSDTFARQLTRVIKEQDLLSQPMVVINVGGAGGTIGSRRVRYARPDGYTMLMLHEGILTAKHAGKASYGAEAFEAVAGTGETAIVVAVKDNSKYHSLKDLMLEAKLSPNTLNFAANLGAPSHFIGLILEKSLEGAMFNFVQYGGGAERYGAIMGEHVDMSIFSVEEYLRYKDGGLKALAVCSAERHLALPELSTVSEQGFELETSNMHFWWMPKGTSQAIQKIMADVISQAMKSEDMQNFMKASWIDPVVMQSEELRGELIERDHIISKVAIRKVDVLPNFELWIFGIVAVLGLFAFDKKCLETQGEKGRLWNPKSCKVFLLTFVYVFVLSTTAISYPLLTVFFLFALGFIIADQKKVPYLPLSLYSLVLSFGLFYLFTRVLVVDLPG